The Verrucomicrobiota bacterium nucleotide sequence GGAAAAAGAATTGGATTACCCCCACGCACGGAGGCGGGGTTTGCCAGATCTGCATCGTCCGGCCAATGGATGACGGAGCGGGTCTGGTTGCCGGAAAGACTGAGGTCCCACTTGATAAGACGAGCACCCAGTGTGGGTAGCATGCTAAACCGGGAAGGGCCAAGCCTCCAATTGAATATTTTCTGACCCTGAATGGTTTCTTTCGATAACATGATTCAAACTTGATACTTGAAAACCTCCCTGCCAACACTTTCGAATAATCGTTCGACGATTCTTGCAATTCGGTCTATGCTTACCATGATTCAAAACTGGCTATGAGCCGATTCCCTTTTCAAATTTTAGTTTACCTCATCACTGCGTTGTCCTTAACGATCGGTTTTGCTGCTGATGTCGTGAAAGCAGAAGGAAAAGACTCAACGGATTACGAGGAGTTTGTTGGAGTTGATACCTCTGAGATGTCCAAAGAAGAATTGATTCCGTTTATAGAAGGACTGGAATTGCCAGAAGAAGGACCATTGAAGATTGCCGTCATTCCCGTCAAACGAGATATCGGAAATCCGATTTTGTATATTCTCCGCCGTTCCATCAAGGATGCAATGACCAATGGGGCAGACGTAGTGGTGCTCGACATGGATACCCCGGGAGGCCGTTTAGACACCACTTTGGAGATCATGGAAGTACTCAATGAATTTTCGGGCATTACCATTACTTTCATCAACGACGAGGCTATTTCCGCTGGGGCAATTATTTCCTCGGTAACCGACTATATCTACTTTGCTCCATTGGGAATCATGGGTGCGGCCGCTGCGGTTTCTTCCGGTGGGCAGGAAATTCCGGAAACCATGCAAGCCAAGATCAAGAGCTATTTGGATGCCCGGATTGAATCCTATAAACAGAACAACCAACTTCGAAACAAGGTCATCAAAGCGATGATGGATACCGACATTGAATTTGTTGAGGACAACATTCTTATCAGCCCCAAAGGCGAGTTGTTATCATTAACCGCTTCCAAGTCGGTGGTAAAGTTTGGCGACCCGGCCAGACCTTTAATTGCCAATGGTATCGCGGAGTCTTTGGAGGAAATTTTCGAATATGGCTTTGGTACCAAGGATATCGTCGTCACGGAATATGAACCCTTGTGGTCCGAAGATTTTGCCTCCTTCCTTGAATGGCTGACTCCTGTGCTTTTTGGTATCGGGATTGTGATGCTGGTAGTTGAGATGAAGACCCCGGCCTTTGGATTGCTGGGAGGTGTGGGCATCGGATTGATTCTTATTGCAGTATTTGGCCACAATGTCGCGGGCCTCGCGGGATTTGAGGCGATTCTGTTGCTCTTAGGAGGCGTTGTGTTGGTCGCCGTCGAGATTTTTGTCCTACCTGGAACTTTTATTTTCGGAGTTCTGGGGGTGTTTTGTATTTTGGGTGGAATGGTCTGGTCATTTGCGGACATCTGGCCAGTGGTTCCCGGCCCGGGACTGGAGCCTGTGGATTGGAAGATCAACACCGCATCTCTGGAGGCAGGTGTCATCAATCTTGCAATCAGTCTGGCAATTGCTTCTTCCGTGATCGCCGTGCTCTGGAAATATTTACCCAATTCAACCCTTCTCAGGCGAGTGGTCTCGGATGGAAGAATTGCAAACCCGAGCCCCGTGATCGTAGGAGGGGGCCGCTACGCCGACGGTGATTCACTGCCCGATATTGGAACCGAAGGGGTGGTTGTTTCCGATCTGCATCCGCTTGGGCTGGTTGAAATAAATGGCAAGCGCTTCGAAGCAACAACCTCCCTGGGCGACCTGAAAAAAGGCGACCACATTTTGGTGGTAGGATATAAGAACTACTCCCTGCTTGTGGATAAAAAGCAATAATATGACCTCGCTCGAAATAACCCTGATTGTTTTGGCTTTCCTCCTGTTTTTCCTGGAGATTTTTGCCCCCGGAGGCATTCTGGGGTTTTTAGGTGTTTGCTCTTTAATCGCTGCGGCTGCACTTGCTTATGAAACCACGGGCATTATGGGTTCGGGTGCGATTCTTGGTGGAGGTATTTTAGTGGGTATGGTCCTTTTCTTTGTAGAGATAAAATTAATAAGCAAAACTCGATTGGGAAAACGCATCCAACACCAACAGCAACAGACTGCTACGACAAAACCAGTGGGTCGGGCGGAATTAGTTGGTAAGTCCGGTCTCGCATTAACAACCATGGCGCCCACCGGAAAAATTAGAATCGGCCACGAAATTTTTGAAGCCACCTCGAATGGTGGTTTAATTAACAAGAGTGCAACCATTGAGGTGGTGCGCTCGGAACACTTAAAACTAATAGTTAAAGAGATATGATACCAGTAATCGGAGTAACCTTACCACTTATAATATCGGTCATCGCAATTGTCGCGGGCCTTGGAATTTTCTTCATCATTTTGTCGTTCATCAGTGTTTACCTGAAAGCTTGGTCTTCTGGAGCTCCAGTAAGTATGATGAATTTAATTTTCATGCGGTTCTTTAGGAAGCTGCCTTACGGGTTGATAGTCGAAGCGCGCATTACGGCGGTCAAAGCCGGCATCGACCTCTCGATCGAAAATCTCGAAACCCACTTCATGGCGGGAGGTGATATCATGCAGACCACCCTGGCGTTGATCAATGCTCAGAAGGCGGGTTTGTCTCTGGATTGGAATCAAGCCACGGTGATAGATCTGGCCACCAAGGGAACCGAGAAGTCAGTTCTTGCGGCGGTTCGCACATCGATCAATCCGATCGTCATCGATTGTCCTGAAAGATCGACTGGAAAAACCACAATCGACGGCGTTGCCAAAGACGGAATTCAAGTAAAGGCCCGGGCTCGGGTAACCGTTCGCAGTAACCTCGAGCGCTATGTGGGTAGTGCTCAGGAAGAAACGATCATCGCACGGGTGGGAGAAGGCATTATTACCACCATCGGTTCGGCAGAGTCCTACAAGTATGTTTTGGAAAACCCGGATTCCATTTCCAAGAATGTACTCAATCGCGGTCTGGATGTGGGCACAGCCTTTGAAATTATATCCATCGACATCGCCGATATCGACATTGGCGACAATATCGGAGCCCATTTACAAGAAGCCCAAGCGGAGGCGAACAAGAAGATCGCCCAGGCTCAGGCTGAAATACGTCGTGCAGCTGCGGTTGCCCTGGAACAGGAAATGAAAGCCAAAGTAGAAGAGATGAATGCAAAGCTTGTTGAAGCGCAGTCTAAGGTGCCGTTGGCAATCGCCGATGCATTTCGTGCAGGTAACTTAGGTATTATGGACTATTATCGTCTGGAGAATATTCAGTCTGATACCTCTATGCGTAAGTCCATTTCTGACAGCGATTCTTCTACTCCAGGCTCTAACCTCAGCTAATCAATTTAAACTATCATGGATTGGATCCTCAATAACCTGGAGACGGTAGTTGTCCCTATAATCATTATGATTCTGTACGGCCTGGGAAGCGCCTCTCAGAAGAAAGCGAAGCAGGAACAAGATGCCCGTGAGTCAGAGGAGAACGTCGAAATAGAGCCTGGAGAAGCGCGTCGAGTTCAGCAGATCCAGGAGGAGATTCGACGTAAAATTGCCGAACGAACAGGTAGGGCGGTTCCGCCCCCACCCCCGAAACCTGCTCCTGTCGCTCAGCCTTCGAATTATGGGCGACCACAATACAGTGAGCGAGATCAGTCTCCCCCAAAGCCTCGTACTGCGGTGCCGCCTTTGTATGATCAAAAAGCGCACCAGGCAGAAATCGAAGCAAAGATGCGAAAGGTCCGTGAGCTGGAGGCAAAAATTAAATCCAAGCCTGGTGAAGCTGAAGGATGGGGACTTGCAAAACGCCGAACTCCCAAAGGACAATTGCGCAAGGACCTGTTCAAGGATCTAGCTCATCCCTTTGGCCAGAAAAAAGCTATTCTTATTGCTGAAATCCTGGGATCTCCAGTTGGGGTCAAAGGTCCCGCTGGCTGGAAAGCGAACGTGTAATTTAAATCAGGGTACGGTTATTCTAC carries:
- the floA gene encoding flotillin-like protein FloA (flotillin-like protein involved in membrane lipid rafts) — its product is MIPVIGVTLPLIISVIAIVAGLGIFFIILSFISVYLKAWSSGAPVSMMNLIFMRFFRKLPYGLIVEARITAVKAGIDLSIENLETHFMAGGDIMQTTLALINAQKAGLSLDWNQATVIDLATKGTEKSVLAAVRTSINPIVIDCPERSTGKTTIDGVAKDGIQVKARARVTVRSNLERYVGSAQEETIIARVGEGIITTIGSAESYKYVLENPDSISKNVLNRGLDVGTAFEIISIDIADIDIGDNIGAHLQEAQAEANKKIAQAQAEIRRAAAVALEQEMKAKVEEMNAKLVEAQSKVPLAIADAFRAGNLGIMDYYRLENIQSDTSMRKSISDSDSSTPGSNLS